From a region of the Haematobia irritans isolate KBUSLIRL chromosome 4, ASM5000362v1, whole genome shotgun sequence genome:
- the Su(Tpl) gene encoding suppressor of Triplolethal — translation MTNSIASGKCPSVLTSGKYGMSQQRSIIDDSKEYIFVKLTDSAFRAIEEYQRNKQSKRLQAGQCAKIQFIGNAGVIQFPTAEGSNGPVDGRKFGFAIDDVEGSLECIQQDGADLDVLGSLNHRMRIHANDDVYDTTRTKMAIAEETEKSKCIREIKPNQTDIGRKVKRPVSAASLYANGSNNNSNNINGSSSYLSNSSNNNNSSRNKLSTLNQHSPPGGTGSGVGVVVNSSSSSSSSRLISSNSKSSPNPSLIGGNGTTNGGSNNGNRYGSPSNFSSSSLPSFGLSAGSNNNGPAAGLSGSSPPGSVGIVANQTKKALVGNNGRNLPNGSLLGSKNNLSNKAPSNGQGKVADVSRRKIRERLIHLLALKPFKKPELYARLQNEGLAQKERQLIGNILKDISTLSRDNTYNLRRSMWNDVDENWPFFTEQEIQQLKRRKPQNLTPPNSSDAGSSISGQSPTSSTHTGSPPPSATGGGLVVSSNGLNGLNGNNNGGVGLKRASLEPDLYDGALTLAGQSKKQRISHYKKDTNGSSNGLGAGARMSSGINGYYNGGNASSAYNNHRTTSSSAYSPHNYNSAGNTNGNDENSGNSDLTFNVLNNMDDFIQQHTNSSTSANGEQSYGGVVSRSKTTFNSKTSSNANGNNNSSSSNSSTTTTAIASSSSSSASSVSSKEKRNSSGSTSSSSGYCSSTSTARESSAMRRNNSPTPYANNFVPETKTSSNSSNGGGSNNKYTQQQQRQRQPSTSPPNFNNNHTSHKLNNGSNNLGHHQNINGNSNNNNSNSVIPNINEDYNNHKPNGGALSSSSSSSSRSRHHSSSSGRNGVIESSSSKHSRSSTPTQKHSAKHSNHNSNSVMPQQQPTALSSSSSYDSARTPPQTASHSSQQQQQHPSPTQQIAAAASTFSLTNHHPSNAGDAPRFDFSKYTPITSIEQRRRYKTEFEKNYDEYRKLLAQIESVGQRFRELADRLNCVQQGCPDYYNIKNQIVSEYNRIRKEEAINRGKERFDYLHEKLAHIKQLVMDYDKKLTSGIATVQPQQQKQQQPSPHQQAPSASLQQQQQQQTLSTSYHNNANGTTTAHLSPMLQSSGESNHSPPLMVMNGGNSDGNHRISSSSISSSPHTKRSSKNHSKQKQQQHSHQQHHPENQQQQYQQEHYEHEHHEPETIQMDDEPQQQLMYNAGDWHTTNQYHHQQQQRKQQQQQHVPAHTSPAQEMQQMNDQQHHSLAASPMHNNNNNDSESDSDSSSSSSSNDENSDDDNSDNSDDDDDDNSDDDDSDDDMTT, via the coding sequence ATGACAAATTCGATTGCGTCCGGAAAATGCCCGTCTGTTTTAACGTCCGGCAAATATGGTATGTCACAGCAACGAAGCATTATCGATGATTCGAAGGAATATATATTTGTTAAACTTACCGATTCGGCATTTCGTGCAATTGAAGAGTATCAACGTAACAAACAATCAAAACGTTTACAAGCAGGACAATGTGccaaaatacaatttattggcaATGCTGGCGTCATACAATTTCCCACAGCTGAAGGTTCCAATGGACCGGTGGATGGTCGAAAATTCGGTTTTGCTATTGATGATGTTGAAGGCTCTTTGGAATGCATTCAACAGGACGGTGCCGATTTGGATGTGCTGGGCTCACTCAATCATCGTATGCGTATACATGCCAACGATGATGTTTACGATACGACAAGAACAAAAATGGCCATTGCCGAGGAAACGGAGAAGAGTAAATGTATTCGCGAGATTAAACCGAATCAAACTGACATTGGGCGCAAGGTGAAAAGGCCCGTATCTGCTGCCTCTTTGTATGCAAatggcagcaacaacaacagtaatAACATTAATGGCAGCAGTAGTTATTTAAGCAAcagtagtaataataataatagtagtcGTAATAAATTATCAACGCTCAATCAACATTCACCACCTGGTGGTACTGGCAGTGGAGTAGGAGTGGTGGTTAATAGTTCTTCGTCGTCTTCTTCTTCTCGTctaatatcatcgaattcgaaaTCCTCACCGAATCCGTCATTAATTGGCGGAAATGGAACCACTAATGGCGGTAGCAACAATGGCAATCGTTATGGTAGTCCTTCAAATTTCTCCTCTTCGAGCTTACCTTCTTTTGGCTTATCTGCTGGTAGTAATAATAATGGACCAGCAGCAGGATTAAGTGGAAGTTCGCCACCAGGATCTGTAGGAATTGTTGCCAACCAAACGAAAAAGGCATTGGTCGGTAATAATGGAAGGAATTTGCCAAATGGTTCTCTGCTTGGTTCCAAAAACAACCTAAGCAATAAAGCACCATCAAATGGCCAAGGAAAAGTGGCAGATGTATCGAGGCGCAAAATACGTGAACGcctcatacatttgttggccttgAAACCCTTCAAGAAACCCGAACTGTATGCCCGTCTCCAAAACGAAGGCTTGGCCCAAAAAGAACGCCAACTTATTGGTAATATACTCAAAGACATATCGACACTATCCCGAGATAATACGTATAATTTACGTCGTAGTATGTGGAATGATGTTGATGAGAATTGGCCGTTTTTTACGGAACAGGAAATACAACAATTGAAACGACGTAAGCCTCAGAATCTAACGCCACCCAATAGCTCTGATGCTGGCAGTTCGATATCGGGACAAAGTCCGACTTCATCTACGCACACGGGAAGTCCTCCACCATCGGCCACCGGTGGAGGACTAGTGGTGAGCAGTAATGGTCTGAATGGCTTGAATGGTAACAACAATGGCGGTGTCGGTTTAAAACGTGCTAGTCTAGAACCAGATTTATATGATGGGGCCTTAACACTGGCTGGGCAAAGTAAGAAGCAACGTATTAGCCATTACAAGAAAGATACAAATGGTAGCAGTAATGGATTAGGCGCTGGCGCAAGAATGTCCTCCGGCATCAACGGTTACTACAATGGTGGTAATGCATCAAGTGCTTACAATAATCATCGAACAACTTCATCATCGGCTTACTCTCCACACAATTATAATTCAGCCGGCAATACCAATGGCAATGATGAGAATTCTGGAAATTCTGATTTAACATTTAATGTGCTCAACAATATGGATGATTTTATACAGCAACACACAAACAGTAGCACATCTGCCAATGGAGAGCAAAGCTATGGCGGAGTGGTGTCACGTAGTAAAACTACATTTAATAGTAAAACTTCCTCCAACGCCAATGGTAATAAtaatagtagtagtagtaatagtagtacaacaacaacagcaattgcATCATCCTCCTCCTCCTCCGCGTCCTCTGTGTCTTCGAAAGAAAAACGAAATTCTAGTGGTAGCACTTCCAGTTCAAGTGGTTATTGCAGTAGTACTTCCACAGCTCGTGAGTCATCCGCCATGCGCCGTAATAATTCTCCAACGCCATATGCAAATAATTTTGTGCCTGAAACCAAAACGTCGTCCAACTCTAGTAACGGCGGCGGTAGTAACAATAAATATACACAGCAACAGCAAAGGCAACGCCAACCATCAACCTCTCCTCCTAATTTCAATAACAACCACACATCTCATAAATTGAATAACGGTAGCAACAATCTTGGTCACCACCAGAACATCAacggcaacagcaacaacaacaatagtaaTAGTGTCATACCAAACATAAACGAAGACTACAACAATCATAAACCTAATGGTGGGGCACTATCCTCATCGTCGTCCTCGTCTAGCCGTTCGCGTCATCATTCTTCTTCCTCTGGTCGAAATGGTGTTATTGAATCGTCAAGTAGTAAACACTCAAGATCATCAACTCCTACACAAAAACATTCGGCGAAGCATAGTAATCACAACAGCAACAGTGTTATGCCTCAACAACAACCGACCGCGttgtcatcgtcatcatcatatgACAGTGCTCGTACACCACCCCAAACTGCCTCGCATTCTtcccaacagcagcagcaacatccTTCACCCACACAACAAATTGCCGCAGCTGCCTCAACCTTCTCTTTAACCAATCACCATCCCTCAAATGCAGGAGATGCACCTCGCTTTGATTTTAGTAAATACACGCCCATTACAAGCATTGAACAGAGGCGACGATACAAGACTGAATTCGAGAAGAATTACGATGAATATCGAAAGTTATTGGCACAAATCGAGAGTGTTGGCCAACGGTTTCGTGAACTTGCTGATCGTTTGAATTGTGTGCAACAGGGGTGTCCCGACTACTATAACATTAAGAATCAAATTGTCTCCGAATACAATCGCATACGCAAAGAAGAGGCCATTAATCGTGGCAAGGAGCGTTTTGATTATTTGCATGAAAAATTAGCTCACATCAAACAATTGGTCATGGACTATGATAAAAAGCTAACAAGTGGTATAGCCACTGTGCAACCGCAACAACAAAAGCAGCAGCAACCATCGCCGCATCAACAAGCTCCATCTGCATCGttacagcagcagcaacagcagcagaCATTATCGACATCGTATCATAACAATGCGAATGGTACAACGACGGCACACTTATCGCCGATGTTACAGAGCAGTGGGGAAAGTAATCATTCGCCACCTTTAATGGTAATGAATGGTGGTAACTCGGATGGGAACCACCGCATTTCCTCATCCTCCATTTCTTCTTCGCCACACACAAAAAGAAGTTCAAAAAATCATAGTAAGCAGAAGCAGCAGCAGCATTCACATCAGCAGCATCATCCTGAAAACCAACAGCAACAATATCAGCAAGAGCACTACGAGCATGAACATCATGAACCAGAAACGATACAAATGGATGATGAGCCGCAACAGCAACTGATGTATAATGCTGGCGATTGGCATACGACGAATCAATACCACCACCAGCAGCAGCAAagaaaacaacagcaacaacaacatgtaCCCGCACATACATCGCCTGCCCAAGAAATGCAACAAATGAATGATCAGCAACATCATTCATTGGCGGCATCTCCAATGcataacaacaataacaatgattCAGAATCGGATAGCGATTCTTCATCCTCTTCTTCATCGAATGACGAAAATTCCGATGACGATAATTCTGATAActccgatgatgatgatgacgataacTCCGATGACGATGATTCCGATGATGATATGACAACGTAG